The sequence ttccccagaatgGATGAAAACAGTAAGGGAGTGTGTGTGGAGAGATCAGAGCAGAAGCCAAGAAGAGAGTCTGGGACTCCTGTGCTGGGGGTCAAGAGAAGGTCCCAGGGCCAGGGAAGGAGCAGAAGAGGAAGAGTGATGAGTGAGGAGGGGCACAGGAGAGCATGGTGTCCCAGGatcctaagagaaaaaaattccaaaatgtcTGGGGTGGTCAGCAGTCAAGCAGAAAAAGGCTGGAGAAGGAGGCCGTTGTATTTAGAAGTCTTAAAAGCACTGGTGACCTCTGAGAGAGAAGTTTTGGGAAAAGGAGCCAGAGTGACAACCTTACTTCCAGGGGCTTGGCCTGTCTCCCCTGCAGGCCCTTCAAAAGGGTGGGAGTGGACTCCGCACCTTCATTCAGGAAATCACTCAACACAGCAAGCTGgacagaggaggggcagggaacCTAGCCCAGCCCTGGACTGATGCAGGCCCTGGCCAAGGAAGCAAAGCCCTCCCAGCCCTAAAGAGAAAAGGcgtggggggagaagggggggCCACACTGGCGGAGCTTGGCCCAGGCTGCAGTCTCCAGTGGCTATGGTTAAGGCAGGCAGGTCACGGAAGTGCTGCCAGGTCAGCCACAACCACTGACCCCTGACACCTAAGCATGGCTGGCAGGCTGGGGACTGGACCCCAGTGAGGCCTGTGTTCAAAGCACAAACACAGACACGATCCACGTCCATACCTGGTTCCCCACATAAACAGATGCACACCCACCTGGCCCCGTCAGAATACTCATACAGGAAGTCTTAAACGTGTGCAAATTCCTGTAACCACCAATGCGGGCTCATTGATAATCAGACTCAGAGGCAAGGGCCACCACTCACCCACTTCTAGATATACGCTCACGCCCCCAAAGCTGCCTGTCTCAGGGTCTGTCCTCTGCCTGGACTGGGGCTTTAGGGAAGCAGGTCATGGGTAGAAGAGGCACGAGGTAGAAGGTTCAAGCAAGAGACTGAGAGgacagggaagaggagggagggaggaggaggagagggcgaGGGGGCCGCAGACAAGATTGATGGCCTCGttgccattaagaaaaaaattagccGGTGGCGGCTATCATATTAAAGGGTGAAGAAGCcgtgaattattttcttaaagatctTATCGCTTACAATGATAATTTTACCTTCCAAAAGGCCACTTTTAATGAGGCAAAGAGCCAGGCAAAAAGTCATGATTTAATGtcgggatttttttttcaaaacacattttacTGCTTTTTGGTCCATGTTTAAAAAGCGCCAGTGACCTTTTTTTATTCCGCTTGCCCCAGGTGTAATGCTGAGGCCTCTCAGGGCTTCTAACctagagagaatgagagagagcaCACAAGCATGAACTTTCTCATGATGGGGGGGTAGGCGCCCCATGATGCTTCCCCTCCTCAGCATCCTCCTTGggaccagagaaggaaaaggacatTGCCTGAAAGCCCACCTCTTTTCCGAGCTGGGGGCCAAGGCACCCACTAGGCCTCCCACTGGGCCTGGGTAGGTGAGGAAGGGGCTCCAAGTTGCAGGGAATCCCATCCCAGTCCCTGCCTGGCCTCATCCCTCCTCCTGCTCTTGGGATGAGGCCAAGTCGGGGAACCCTGCCAGACCAGCAGCTGCCCCCCTTTCCCAGGGCCCTTGCCTGAGGATGTGCAGCGTGGCCACCGCATGCAGGTCACATCCTAAGGCTCAGTCGGAGATGAAGGATAAATGGCTGCTCCATCTTTCCCAAATTGCTTTCTTTGGGCTGTCAGTGGCGATTTGGCATGGTTTTCTAAGCTGGGGAGGCCTCCTAGGGAATTGTATGCTTCCGGCTCTGGGCTGTGCAGGCTGAAAAAGGTGCGGGGGGAGGAAGTATGGATTGCTTTCAGGCCTCCAGGCCCCCAGTTTGCAGCTGAACAGGCCTTGGCAAGAGGCAGCAAGAGCAGGCTGAACACGCCATGTGGTATTTAGAATTGTGGTGCTCGTGTACAATTTAAAGCAGACAGTTTATTAATCTAAACTGAGGGCGTATGTAGAAGAGGCCATGCAGGATTGACATGGGGGGATTAGTTTTGCTGGGATTTTTGCTGGGGTCATCGCCACAGCACGGGGATAAATGGAGCCAGTGTACATCCCTAGCTGCACGAAGGAAACTCTCACACACTATTTAATTTACTGTCTCCATAGCGGGGCTGCCACCAGCCTGTATtaggggcaggcagggcagcaGGGATGTGGCTTTACCCCCAACCCTTCAGAGGGGTCCCAGAGTCTCTGCTCAATATGGGAGAACAAAGCCTATATATAGTCTCAGCCCACTGGGAGGCCTGCCCCACTGGGACGGAGATTAGCTGGGGTGGAAGAGGTTGGACCCTCTCCAGGGGTCTCCACCCATCCCTAGGATCAAGCTATCCTTTCCCACAACCAGACTCTGGGGGGCCTGACCACATGTCTTCAGAATCTCAAGCGGTCTCTACCCCTCTGCcctccttttctctgcctctatcCCCAAAGCTCCATAGGACCGGACACTCTAGGGGACTGACTGTAGGTCTCATTCAGCCTGAGGCCACgtgtcctttttcttcttccagtccCTCTTGTTGTCTGCTTCCATCAAGAGGGAAGGAGAGTCTCCGACAGCATCACCACACTCATCTGCCACTGACGACCTGCACCACTCAGACAGATACCAGGTgaggaggggtgggctgggcccTTGGGTGAGAGCTTATAGGGCAGGCCTGGGGCTAACTCCTCCCATCCTCAGGATACAAGGGGAAAGGCCTGAACTGTGTTTGGTTCCCTCTGTGTCTACTGCCTCTAACTGAACCAAAAGGCACAGGTGTCAGGGAATGTGCCATAAATGGACGGATTTTAGGGAGAGAGGCCAAGGTCACCTGGGCTCAGGTGGGCTCTTCCGAAACATCCCAGCCATCTGGAGGTCTCCTCTAGGGTTCAGTTTCATCAGGGACCCAGGGACATAGCCCAGAATCACCTGAAGACTTCACACTTCAAAACCAGGATCCCCTGAGCAAATAACCATCAATCCTGCCAAACCCTGCCaggccgagagagagagagagagagagagagagagagagagagagagagagagagagagagagacagagagagagagagagagagagagacagagagagagacaaagagagagacagagagacagaggcagataTTGCCTGTGAGTGCGTTGGGCAAACAGGAAGGGAATAACTACACAATCCTAAAACAGCAGAGCAGGAGGGGGACCTAAGGGTAATATCCCAGCTTATATAGACATTATTTGTGGTAGGAAAGAGAAGGAGCTTCCCCCAGAAGCTTCTGAGGAGAGACAGAGCCCTGCCTTCAGGAGCCCCAGTCAGAGGGCAGAAAACAGGGCCTGCTCCAAGGAACATGCTGTCTAAATGGCAGCACGGCTTCTCAGGGAGCCCTTATGTGAAAAGGGAAACACAGCCCTAACTAATGCAAAGAGACAAAGCAGCAGGGACCTGTCATCTGGGATAGAGAACCAGGGCCACTGCTGGTACACAGGAAGCCTTTCTTGGAATTCGAGGTCTTCTCTCTGGGCACTTTTTCCTCCCAGCTGACACAGCCTGGCGTCAGGGTGCAGAGTTTGTTAAGTGGAATACGGAGTGTGGGCTGTACACCAGCTTCAACTAGCACCTCCTCTGCTGGATGCCCTTGTCTGGGACTGAAACTGCAGAGCCCAAAGTGCCAGCCCTGGGGAGGGATCCCTGCTCTCGTGAGCCCTGGTTTGAGAGAGGCAGTCAGTCCTCACCCAAACAATCCTGATTCAAGATGGAGAAATGACCCAACTCTAGGGGATTCTGGGATAGGGAGACAAGGCTCCATCCCAGAGAATTCTATCCAAAAGGGAGACAGAGCCCTACCTTCAGAGGCCGATCCTCTCTATTTCAGCCACAGCATTCAGCTCCACTATTTGTTGAACTAGGGAAAGAGTAACCATCAGGCATAGGCATGGCATGCTAGGCATAGGCTAGGCGTGCTAAGGCATGGCACCAAGGCCTCTGTGATTTAGAGTCAACCTTTCCAGCTTCCATTCCTAATACTGCCTTCCGTGAATCCTGTGGGCTGTGCTCACCAGATTAACGCTAACCACTTATTGGCTGTGCCActcctttcttgcctctctgcTTTTTACACATGCTGCTTTTAACGGGGTTATTTTACCCCACCCCATCAAATTTCTATTTATCCCTCAACAACCTGCCCAACTTCCCTCTGCTCCGGGAAGCCTTTCTGGATTAGCTTTCTCTTCTCATGACCCCTTCATGTCCATGTTATTGCCCTGATCATCTTATATCAACACCCGTTTAAGTATGTTTCCATTATCTTCTAGTAtataacaaaccatcccaaaacttagtggcttaatacaacttataatctctcatgatttctcatgattctgttgGCTGAGTAGGCCTTTCCTCATTCATGAAGCTCATTCAGCTGGAGGACTAGCTGGCCTAGAAAGTCCAAAATGGCCTCACCACATGTCTGGGAGATTAGGGGCCTTGGTTTTCTTCCATACGGCCTATCATCCTCCAGGAGGTTAGACTGGCTTCCTTACTTGGCAGTCTCAGGACAGTGTCATGCCAAGAGGGCGAAGGCCAAAGCTGAAAGGCCTCTTGAGGCCTAGGCTCTGGAACTCACAACACAATCAAGAGATGAGGAAATGCAGCTCTTTGATAGGAGGAGCTGCAAAGAGTTATGAACATACTTAATCTATCATGATGAGCCTGACTCTTGCACTAGACTGATGGGCTCGCCAAGGCCCCTTCTTTACTCCCTTCCTTTACTCAAACACTTATCTAGTTACTCACTCATGCTCAGCCCAGGGTCCTTGCCTTCACGTGGTTAGATGTACAAATAGATAATTACAGCCCAGTGTTTTAAGTGCtatgaaagagaaaatcagagtAAGATTCACAGAGGAGGTAATGACTGAacaggatgagtaggagttcactTTGGTGGACAAGGAAGAAAAGATATTCCAGATCAAGGCAACACTATGTATGTGCAAAAGGCAGAGAGGTGTAACACAGAATGATGTATTTGGGGACCCACTAGCAGTTCAGTTTTGTTAGAATGTAAAACACAAGGGGAACTGGTAGAAAGTGAAGCTGGAATCCCCTGATCTTTACACAACACCTGGCATGTAGTAGTTGCTCAATTATGTtggactgtttttaaaaaatcatcaaactTGGCCCTGAAATCAGGAGGTACTGGTTTCTGGTTTGGATTGCCATTTCCTTAGCCCCTGCTGGGTTACCTAACCCTTTAACCATTACCTCACTTTACCCTCATAGCAACTGTGCAAGCTAGGATTCATTGCCCCCAATTTATAGCTAAGGAAACAGGCCTAGAGAGAAGAAGTGACTTTTCTAAGAGCACATACATTATAAGTAAccaagtcaggatttgaacttgaGTTTGTCTGACCCTGAATCCTAGATTGTTTCTCAGCCGTGCACTGGGCTCAGGGGCTTCCCTCATAAATATCCTCCTCTCCACCTCACGGATTTCTCCTGCTTGCCAGACCCTGTTACTGGATGGAGATGACCCCCCAAGTAGAAGGGACAGGTCTGTAAACAGTCAAAATATCCAAGTTCAAAGGAAAGCCAAGGGACTGTGAAAACTCAGAGGAAGCAACTAACCCAACACTGGGGGAAAAGCGAAGTCATCCCAGAGTCCTGTAGGATGAACAACAAACAGTTAACCAAGCAGGGAATATGGGTGCATGGAGAATAATATAGCCCAAAGTCCAGAGTATGGGTTGCTCAAAGAGCTACAGGTAGTgtcaggaaggggaaaggagagagcagGAATGGCAGAAGAGTCTAGAGAAATAGGCAGAGCACGTAAGAGATGACCTGTATGCCACGGTGCAGATCTCAGTGGAGAACCACTAAAGGATTtaaaggggaggaagaaagagggtcAATTTTGTGTGATACAAAGATCACACTGCATGTACTGTGGAGGACGAGT comes from Physeter macrocephalus isolate SW-GA unplaced genomic scaffold, ASM283717v5 random_34, whole genome shotgun sequence and encodes:
- the LOC114484797 gene encoding E3 ubiquitin-protein ligase RNF220-like; this translates as MGKSKKKAAALFDSQAPICPICQVLLRPSELQEHMEQELEQLAQLPASKNSLLKDAMAPGTPKSLLLSASIKREGESPTASPHSSATDDLHHSDRYQVRRGGLGPWVRAYRAGLGLTPPILRIQGERPELCLVPSVSTASN